In Aedes albopictus strain Foshan chromosome 3, AalbF5, whole genome shotgun sequence, the following are encoded in one genomic region:
- the LOC134284161 gene encoding uncharacterized protein LOC134284161: MSEPHTPEVEVEPACNYAACEHPDKAGEFVQCDKCGSWWHFTCAGVTGSIADRAWSCSKCTTTSIISPGGEGSASALARNLTLLRERHEREKKRMELELQRKFLDEQQRLLDISAAEDVGSTGSRVLNDWLNGHEGEEGAVGGTANPPAASQIQPPGIPKEPDAVQVIKDLQAQLAHYQRASVMPPPPQNQLSELNRQLELCRAQLEKLNIPDSRPAAGRPNATSTPPFNDPCVPFNTERPLQLPRLFSQGVVPKHIPRQAVSRPEPVPLDSSVPPAFAELRRPPIAHPVNSSGIEGSNNSVGNPQYRRLGNYVPPIVGPTQQQLAARQSLGRDLPVFSGNPADWPIFISNYNYTTAACGFTDGENMLRLQRCLKGAALESVRSRLVLPAATPQVIETLRMRYGRPELLINALLEKVRSIPAPRSDRLDGLIEFGVAVQSLCDHIEAANEHDHLSNPSLVQELVSKLPADQKLMWAGYKRGVPIVNLKTFSDYMMEVVQDASSVISFEPEVRKPAKKVTSKGFINSHNADVPEEASGPKVAKQRECMVCSKSGHYVKECGIFKAYTVDERWRKVRALGLCQNCLFGHGRRSCRIASRCNVDGCQLRHHSLLHSAQRLTQVVENHTHQLMGSKVLFRIIPVTLHVNWQTNSAYMDIRGLCVFVGLAIHLESNINPKQ, encoded by the exons atgtcGGAACCACATACACCGGAGGTTGAGGTCGAACCAGCCTGTAACTACGCGGCATGCGAGCACCCGGACAAAGCAGGAGAATTCGTTCAGTGTGATAAATGTGGTTCGTGGTGGCACTTTACTTGCGCCGGTGTCACCGGATCTATCGCGGACAGAGCTTGGTCATGCTCGAAGTGCACCACAACATCGATTATCTCTCCGGGTGGTGAAGGCTCTGCAAGTGCTTTAGCTCGAAACCTAACCCTGCTCAGAGAACGGCACGAGCGCGAGAAGAAAAGGATGGAGTTAGAGTTGCAACGGAAGTTTCTCGACGAGCAACAGCGCTTATTGGACATATCGGCGGCAGAAGATGTCGGAAGTACAGGTTCTAGGGTGTTGAACGACTGGTTAAACGGTCACGAAGGAGAAGAAGGCGCGGTAGGAGGTACAGCAAACCCGCCAGCAGCCTCTCAAATTCAGccaccagggattcccaaagaaccAGATGCAGTACAGGTGATCAAAGATTTGCAGGCGCAGCTCGCCCATTATCAGCGCGCGTCTGTGATGCCACCACCGCCTCAAAACCAACTAAGCGAGTTGAATCGTCAGCTAGAACTCTGTAGGGCACAGCTAGAAAAACTCAACATTCCCGATTCGCGCCCAGCTGCAGGAAGGCCGAATGCTACATCTACGCCGCCATTCAACGATCCATGTGTTCCGTTTAATACTGAACGGCCGTTACAGCTGCCACGGTTATTTTCGCAAGGAGTTGTTCCCAAGCATATTCCCCGACAAGCGGTAAGTAGGCCCGAACCAGTACCGCTGGATAGCTCGGTGCCGCCTGCTTTCGCCGAACTGCGGCGCCCTCCGATAGCGCATCCAGTCAATTCAAGCGGCATAGAAGGATCCAACAATTCCGTTGGAAACCCACAGTATCGTAGGCTCGGGAACTACGTACCACCAATTGTAGGACCAACTCAGCAGCAACTCGCGGCTCGTCAATCGCTCGGGCGCGACCTTCCGGTGTTTTCAGGAAACCCCGCTGACTGGCCGATATTTATATCGAACTACAATTACACCACTGCCGCTTGCGGATTCACCGATGGGGAGAATATGCTTCGGTTGCAAAGATGTCTTAAAGGCGCCGCGTTAGAGAGCGTCCGAAGTCGGCTGGTATTGCCAGCAGCAACTCCTCAAGTCATCGAAACGCTCAGGATGCGTTATGGGCGACCAGAACTTTTGATTAACGCTCTACTCGAGAAGGTTCGATCAATCCCGGCGCCGAGATCGGATAGACTGGACGGACTCATCGAGTTCGGCGTAGCGGTACAGTCATTATGTGACCATATAGAGGCTGCTAACGAACACGACCACTTGTCGAACCCGTCGCTCGTGCAGGAGCTAGTGTCGAAACTGCCTGCCGATCAAAAACTGATGTGGGCGGGATACAAACGTGGTGTTCCGATAGTAAACTTGAAGACATTCAGCGACTACATGATGGAAGTGGTTCAAGATGCATCCAGCGTGATTTCGTTTGAACCAGAAGTTCGGAAACCAGCTAAGAAGGTCACGTCGAAGGGCTTCATAAATTCACACAATGCTGACGTCCCTGAAGAGGCTTCAGGACCCAAGGTCGCTAAACAAAGAGAATGTATGGTTTGCAGCAAATCGGGTCACTATGTGAAGGAATGTGGTATCTTCAAAGCGTATACTGTCGATGAACGATGGCGCAAGGTTCGAGCCTTAGGATTATGCCAGAATTGCTTGTTCGGGCACGGAAGGCGCTCTTGCCGAATTGCAAGCCGGTGTAATGTCGATGGATGCCAGTTACGTCACCACTCTTTGCTACATTCGGCGCAGCGCCTGACCCAAGTCGTTGAAAACCATACCCACCAGCTGATGGGTTCGAAGGTGCTTTTCCGGATAATTCCGGTAACTTTGCACG TGAACTGGCAAACCAACTCGGCGTACATGGACATTCGCGGTCTTTGTGTCTTCGTTGGACTGGCAATACATCTAGAGTCGAACATAAATCCCAAGCAGTGA
- the LOC134291318 gene encoding uncharacterized protein LOC134291318 — MKQRYTLRDAQTVESLNLPTQTFLFDEALRQFGHLKGLPIQSYHNAKPKILIGVDNLRLAVPLRIKEGLGSDLIATKTRLGWCVYGRQQGKTRSEYSLHICECSCDDKLQDSLKEFYAIEEVGVKPPEAIMSNDDRRAWDLMKTITKRVGNRYETGLLWIKDDIEFPQSYGMAVRRLQCLERRMERNPKLKENLHRQIAEYQEKAYAHKVTPGELSKVDAKKIWFLPIGAVINPKKPDKVRIVLDAAAKVKGMSLNSFLLKGPDQLVSLLAVFFNFRLFAVAVTADIREMFHQLRIRQVDKYAQCFLWRAAPTDEPETYVMDVAIFGAACSPALAQYAKNTNAIEHADRFPRAAQGILKSTYVDDYLDSFGSVEEAKKIATEVRMINEHGGFDLRNWRSNSRAVMEHMGETEVTHEQKICLSEDRRPNASLETERVLGMLWDPSKDELFFCTRMNDETTSLINEGARPTKRQILRCVMSLFDPLGLLSPFVIHGKILVQDLWRAGLEWDEPVGDGAFLRWRKWIDAMEWVATIRIPRCYFALATECTYYNAQLHAFADASPSAYSCAVYLRIVGQDGIVQCTLVAAKAKVAPLKPLSVPRLELQACVLAARLIKFVETNHPIVVAKRFLWTDSRTAYSWIRADPRNYRPFVAHRVGEILETTQSNEWRWLPSEENPADEATKWGSCPYVNADSQWFSSSRIMYQPEEQWPDPAVPHVDIEDEIRPCVLHHVEVHPIIKYERFSKWERLRNTMVYVLRFRNNIDKRRLRTVGSPSQQELKTAEETIIRMVQLEAYPDEVTIIGKNSSLPREKQQHLHKSSSIHKLVPFMDECGILRQNSRIAAAEQAAFGLRFPMILPKQHLVTKLIVDHHHRRFRHAFAETVVNELRQTYAIPKLRSLVRFVSRACLICQLKKSRPAVPPMAPLPPARLAAFVRPFSYVGVDYFGPLLVKLGRSNAKRWIALFTCLTVRAIHLEVAFNLSTDSCISCVRRFVCRRGSPIEFISDNGTNFRGADRILRNQINSGLTATFTNSCTKWSFNPPGAPHMGGAWERLVRSVKSGMVGAYSEGKLDDEGLQTLIVEIESIVNGRPLTYLPLESAESEALTPNHFLLGSSMGTKVPSVEIPTALQVRVSYDLIQRQLNHFWARWMKEYLPVIRRQPKWFLETRPVRKGDLVFIADEGTRNGWIRGMVEEVTEGIDGRIRQATVKTSSGILRRPVSKLAVLDVVNGSAVSEDVQMHSGEDVDSKSVEMATLVA; from the coding sequence ATGAAACAACGCTATACACTGCGGGACGCACAAACGGTGGAATCCCTCAATCTCCCAACGCAAACTTTCCTGTTTGATGAGGCGTTGAGACAATTCGGGCATCTTAAAGGGCTCCCGATACAAAGCTACCATAACGCGAAGCCGAAGATTTTGATAGGCGTTGACAACCTGCGCCTTGCCGTGCCATTGAGGATTAAGGAGGGGCTTGGCTCCGACCTTATCGCAACTAAAACGCGTCTAGGGTGGTGTGTGTATGGTCGTCAACAAGGGAAGACCAGAAGCGAGTATAGTCTACACATATGCGAATGTTCGTGCGATGACAAATTACAGGATTCGCTCAAAGAATTTTACGCCATAGAGGAGGTTGGCGTGAAACCTCCAGAAGCGATAATGTCGAACGACGATCGTCGCGCTTGGGATTTGATGAAAACCATTACCAAGCGCGTTGGAAACCGCTACGAGACGGGTCTTCTTTGGATTAAGGATGACATCGAGTTCCCACAGAGCTACGGAATGGCAGTTAGAAGACTTCAATGTTTAGAGCGACGGATGGAGCGAAATCCCAAACTAAAGGAGAACCTACATCGACAGATCGCTGAATACCAGGAGAAGGCATATGCTCACAAGGTCACGCCAGGAGAACTCAGCAAAGTGGATGCAAAGAAGATATGGTTTCTTCCTATCGGCGCCGTAATCAACCCCAAAAAACCGGACAAGGTCCGAATCGTTCTGGATGCCGCGGCTAAAGTGAAGGGTATGTCACTCAACAGCTTTCTTCTAAAGGGTCCTGATCAGTTAGTTTCCCTTCTTGCTGTTTTCTTCAATTTCCGTCTCTTTGCTGTAGCGGTTACAGCAGATATTCGGGAAATGTTCCACCAGCTGCGAATACGCCAGGTGGACAAATATGCGCAATGCTTTCTATGGCGAGCAGCGCCTACAGACGAGCCGGAAACATATGTAATGGACGTGGCTATATTTGGGGCCGCCTGCTCACCAGCATTGGCCCAGTATGCCAAGAACACGAACGCCATAGAACACGCTGACAGATTCCCAAGAGCTGCTCAAGGGATTCTCAAAAGTACGTACGTTGACGACTACTTGGACAGCTTTGGGAGCGTCGAAGAAGCGAAAAAGATCGCCACGGAAGTCCGGATGATCAACGAACACGGAGGTTTTGATTTGCGCAACTGGAGATCCAATAGTCGAGCTGTCATGGAGCACATGGGGGAAACCGAAGTAACCCATGAACAGAAAATATGTCTGTCCGAAGATCGACGACCGAATGCCAGTCTGGAAACTGAGCGGGTGCTGGGGATGTTATGGGACCCGTCGAAGGACGAACTGTTTTTCTGCACACGTATGAACGACGAAACGACGAGCTTGATCAACGAAGGTGCCAGGCCGACAAAGCGACAAATTTTGCGATGCGTAATGTCACTTTTCGACCCTCTTGGCCTGCTTTCTCCATTCGTAATACATGGAAAGATCCTCGTACAAGACCTGTGGAGAGCCGGGTTAGAATGGGATGAACCGGTAGGAGATGGGGCGTTTCTACGTTGGCGTAAGTGGATCGATGCGATGGAATGGGTGGCAACTATACGAATTCCACGCTGTTACTTCGCCCTCGCAACCGAGTGCACCTATTACAATGCACAGTTGCATGCGTTCGCAGATGCGAGTCCGTCCGCTTACTCGTGCGCCGTATATTTGAGAATTGTCGGGCAAGATGGTATTGTACAATGCACGTTGGTAGCCGCGAAAGCGAAGGTGGCACCGTTAAAGCCACTTTCCGTTCCGAGACTTGAGCTCCAAGCGTGCGTTCTTGCTGCTCGTCTAATAAAGTTCGTCGAAACGAACCATCCAATCGTTGTCGCTAAAAGATTTTTGTGGACTGATTCTCGAACGGCGTATTCTTGGATTAGAGCAGACCCCCGTAATTATCGACCTTTCGTTGCTCATCGAGTAGGTGAAATTTTGGAAACGACGCAAAGTAACGAATGGCGATGGCTTCCGTCAGAAGAAAATCCGGCCGACGAAGCCACGAAGTGGGGAAGCTGTCCCTACGTCAACGCGGACAGTCAATGGTTCAGCAGTTCCCGGATAATGTACCAGCCTGAAGAACAATGGCCAGACCCTGCGGTGCCCCACGTCGACATTGAGGATGAAATTCGTCCTTGTGTACTGCACCATGTCGAGGTCCATCCCATCATAAAGTACGAACGATTTTCTAAATGGGAAAGGCTCCGAAATACAATGGTCTACGTTCTACGATTCAGGAATAACATCGACAAGCGGCGCTTGAGGACGGTTGGATCaccatcgcagcaggagttgaaaACCGCTGAAGAAACGATTATAAGGATGGTACAGCTCGAAGCCTATCCCGATGAAGTGACTATAATCGGGAAAAATAGTTCGCTGCCAAGGGAAAAGCAACAGCATTTACACAAATCCAGCTCGATACATAAGTTAGTGCCCTTTATGGACGAATGTGGCATCCTTCGGCAAAACAGCAGAATCGCCGCCGCTGAACAAGCCGCCTTCGGACTTCGCTTTCCTATGATCCTGCCGAAACAGCACCTCGTCACCAAACTGATAGTTGACCATCATCACCGCCGCTTCAGGCATGCATTTGCCGAGACAGTGGTAAACGAACTCCGCCAAACGTACGCTATACCCAAGTTAAGATCCTTAGTGCGTTTCGTGTCACGGGCGTGCCTAATCTGTCAGCTGAAAAAATCTCGCCCTGCCGTTCCTCCTATGGCTCCTTTGCCACCAGCGAGATTAGCTGCTTTCGTACGCCCCTTTAGTTATGTGGGCGTAGACTATTTCGGCCCTCTGCTTGTAAAGCTTGGGAGGTCAAATGCCAAAAGATGGATTGCTTTATTCACATGCTTAACCGTGAGAGCAATCCACCTTGAAGTAGCTTTCAACTTATCGACGGACTCCTGCATCTCGTGTGTCCGACGCTTTGTGTGCCGTAGAGGTTCGCCGATCGAGTTCATTTCCGATAACGGCACGAATTTTCGCGGTGCGGACCGAATATTGCGTAATCAGATCAATAGTGGACTAACAGCAACCTTCACTAATTCATGTACCAAATGGAGCTTTAATCCGCCAGGGGCGCCCCATATGGGCGGCGCCTGGGAAAGGCTGGTGCGCTCGGTGAAATCGGGAATGGTAGGCGCTTACTCGGAGGGCAAACTAGACGATGAAGGGCTCCAGACTTTGATCGTTGAGATCGAAAGCATCGTCAACGGTAGACCGTTAACTTATCTACCGCTCGAATCAGCAGAATCGGAAGCCCTCACCCCTAACCATTTTTTGTTGGGCAGTTCCATGGGGACTAAGGTACCTTCGGTGGAAATACCAACCGCGTTACAAGTGCGGGTTTCCTACGACCTGATTCAGCGCCAATTGAACCATTTCTGGGCGCGCTGGATGAAAGAGTATCTGCCGGTGATCAGAAGGCAACCTAAGTGGTTTTTGGAAACCAGGCCTGTACGGAAGGGTGATCTTGTATTTATCGCCGACGAAGGAACAAGAAATGGCTGGATACGAGGAATGGTTGAAGAGGTTACGGAGGGCATCGATGGACGAATTCGTCAAGCGACGGTGAAGACTTCGAGCGGAATCCTGCGAAGGCCAGTATCGAAACTCGCCGTCCTGGATGTAGTCAACGGAAGTGCAGTCTCGGAGGATGTCCAGATGCACTCGGGGGAGGATGTGGACAGCAAGTCCGTCGAGATGGCCACCCTGGTCGCATAA